In the genome of Dermacentor silvarum isolate Dsil-2018 chromosome 1, BIME_Dsil_1.4, whole genome shotgun sequence, one region contains:
- the LOC119443703 gene encoding sex-determining region Y protein — translation MTVPVASHPAMVGASLRSEVQHCYKLRSRVPPPPNAFMQFTQEKRRSVAAMNANEDNGRLSSQLAKLWRPLRADDKEPLQGKVAEAVAVHRRKYPDYPHHPREAHRCKEQERIAKQVTSKLKNASSWDKEHQPTTSTIPAQGRSSPKFQQQLHPPPLPPTPSCKHRGTIRAAPVRASDAGQKTVASMTTDNVPATTKDLEGQVVPVNVAALRALA, via the coding sequence atgaccGTTCCTGTGGCCTCTCATCCCGCCATGGTGGGTGCATCGTTGCGCAGCGAGGTGCAACACTGCTACAAGCTGCGATCACGTGTTCCTCCGCCACCTAACGCCTTCATGCAGTTCACGCAGGAAAAGAGGCGTTCGGTGGCCGCCATGAACGCGAACGAAGACAACGGGCGCCTTAGCAGCCAGCTGGCAAAGCTGTGGCGTCCTCTCCGCGCCGACGACAAGGAGCCCCTCCAGGGCAAGGTGGCCGAAGCTGTCGCCGTCCACCGAAGGAAGTACCCGGACTACCCGCACCACCCGCGTGAGGCCCACCGGTGCAAGGAGCAGGAACGCATTGCCAAGCAGGTTACCAGCAAGCTGAAGAACGCCAGTTCCTGGGACAAGGAGCATCAGCCGACAACTTCCACGATCCCGGCCCAGGGTCGAAGCAGCCCGAAATTCCAGCAGCAGCTGCATCCGCCACCACTGCCGCCGACGCCAAGCTGCAAACACCGTGGAACCATCCGTGCTGCTCCAGTCCGCGCTTCGGACGCAGGTCAGAAAACTGTGGCTTCTATGACGACGGACAATGTACCGGCCACGACCAAGGATCTCGAAGGACAAGTGGTGCCTGTAAATGTGGCTGCCTTAAGAGCCTTGGCTTAA